Proteins encoded in a region of the Diabrotica virgifera virgifera chromosome 4, PGI_DIABVI_V3a genome:
- the LOC126883832 gene encoding matrix metalloproteinase-18-like, producing the protein MHINKVVLLIATSISFCLGGNFTETNAVSWLEQYGYITTSETASTDITETLEQFQERYNLPVDGKLNKETMELMQKPRCTQGDNAYAVKSAWKKFDIKWYFPQATPQALTVTKRVFEIWEEASKFKFTYLRIPDPNPDITITVVPKQHYFRYNCQGNDECPFKFTSGILAHSYFPPTSGCIEIHMNSNLTWDFSLNSTAEGRTNFFAVLLHEVGHALGLAHSSDKKAVMYPFYETFPSHITDDDKRGLEKLYGHKSKSASIPTQPRSSSPTTTERSRTTTAARTNKSKQNIITNVCELEYPDLIFLAYAPSFPTYRMYIVSKDLVWKYDLNNEKIPTNAEQFIRYFPRGITNVTHVFQSSNGDMIGVSRNRIYAAAFPSLRIHTDNMVPEINNARSINGLFQTNSGKKFVCFDGSFIEFNDKDIISRGRISDVFPGIPNDITSAFNYIDGHIYFLKHNVYYKFNEFTRSVIEKGTFNWNMLGIPCPDNGLIKQLKSLLSKVNLFYE; encoded by the coding sequence AAGTGAAACTGCCAGTACTGATATTACTGAAACACTAGAACAGTTTCAAGAAAGATATAATTTACCGGTAGATgggaaattaaataaagaaacgATGGAGTTAATGCAGAAACCACGATGTACACAAGGAGACAATGCTTACGCTGTAAAATCAGCATGgaaaaaatttgatataaaatggtattttccaCAAGCAACCCCTCAAGCTTTGACAGTCACTAAAAGAGTATTTGAAATATGGGAAGAAGCATCAAAATTTAAGTTTACTTATCTGAGAATCCCAGATCCAAATCCGGATATAACTATAACAGTAGTTCCAAAACAGCACTATTTTCGATACAATTGTCAGGGTAACGACGAATGTCCTTTTAAATTTACAAGTGGTATATTAGCACATTCTTATTTTCCACCTACATCTGGGTGCATAGAAATTCATATGAATAGCAATCTAACATGGGATTTCAGTTTAAATTCTACAGCAGAAGGTCGAACAAATTTCTTTGCAGTCCTTCTCCATGAAGTTGGTCACGCTTTAGGTTTAGCACACAGTAGCGATAAGAAGGCTGTAATGTATCCCTTTTATGAAACCTTTCCTTCTCACATAACTGATGATGATAAAAGAGGCTTAGAAAAGTTATATGGACATAAAAGTAAATCTGCATCTATTCCAACTCAACCTAGGAGTAGTTCACCAACTACAACAGAAAGATCTAGGACAACCACAGCAGCTAGGACTAATAAATCAAAGCAAAATATAATAACGAATGTATGTGAATTGGAATATCCAGATTTAATATTTTTAGCGTATGCTCCATCATTTCCAACATACCGAATGTATATAGTAAGTAAGGATCTGGTATGGAAATATGACTTAAATAATGAAAAGATACCCACCAATGCTGAACAATTTATAAGATACTTTCCAAGGGGAATTACGAACGTGACACATGTTTTTCAAAGTTCCAATGGAGATATGATTGGTGTAAGCAGAAATCGTATATATGCAGCAGCATTTCCTAGCTTAAGAATTCATACAGATAACATGGTACCTGAAATCAATAACGCAAGAAGTATTAACGGTTTATTCCAAACAAATTCAggaaaaaaatttgtttgttttgatGGTTCATTTATTGAATTTAATGATAAAGACATTATCTCAAGAGGACGCATAAGTGACGTTTTTCCAGGAATACCAAATGATATTACATCAGCATTTAATTACATCGATGGACATATATATTTCTTAAAGCACAACGTCTATTACAAGTTTAATGAATTTACAAGAAGTGTCATTGAAAAAGGTACTTTTAATTGGAATATGTTGGGGATCCCTTGTCCTGATAATGGATTAATAAAACAACTGAAATCCTTATTATCTAAAGTaaatttattttatgaataa